In the genome of Cheilinus undulatus linkage group 6, ASM1832078v1, whole genome shotgun sequence, one region contains:
- the cgasa gene encoding cyclic GMP-AMP synthase, translating into MTSKGTTLKAKTCPKSRDGMEDMKAATLPKSPGKDFLEERLNGTAKEQKPRAREKANQSEEKQSVLSPQKETTEHQRTCATKAPVQDTRPKVRAGSVKTTQQSAEARKKTKPEAPKDIKDDRIKVTTAKPCLEKAKSLPQPPEEMAKMQQEVPKDIKNELTKVRKAKSCSIKAKSLELPPEAPEDTKNAAVDSILNKTLEKLKIKKQERSDASGVVNTLVENIIAHLKQNTVYFKEVEQPLRTGSYYENLKIANPDEFDVMLPFPVDRVSIEPFGDDGAFYSVGLKREKNPLQKFQENGTLSSSMMLKEFREEVKKCAKKYPEWEMTKKKKGCPAVTLITKVQSVTISLDVVLSIVVKSRWPIFTKEGLKIDGWLGTKVKKEYKWKPYYLVPKYEGRGSVENDGVLAKDVWRVSFSHIEKDILKNHGSEKTCCEKGGVRCCRKDCLKLLKHLLSLLKERDPSFDKFCSYHAKTTLLHACCSRSKDIDWRASDLSHCFQLLLKNFVDYLERGDLPNFFIPSQNLLSGPGQSKCNNLARCIREERDKGFPIFK; encoded by the exons ATGACTAGCAAAGGGACAACACTCAAGGCAAAGACTTGTCCTAAGAGCAGAGATGGCATGGAAGACATGAAAGCAGCAACTCTACCCAAAAGTCCAGGGAAAGACTTTTTGGAGGAGAGGCTAAATGGTACAGCAAAGGAACAGAAACCAAGAGCGCGGGAAAAGGCAAACCAATCTGAGGAGAAGCAATCTGTACTGAGCCCACAAAAGGAAACCACCGAGCATCAAAGGACATGTGCTACCAAGGCTCCTGTGCAAGACACAAGACCAAAAGTGCGTGCTGGAAGTgtcaaaacaacacaacaatcTGCTGAAGCACGAAAGAAGACTAAGCCAGAGGCACCAAAGGACATCAAAGATGATAGGATCAAGGTTACAACAGCAAAACCCTGTCTTGAAAAGGCAAAATCGCTTCCACAACCTCCAGAGGAGATGGCAAAGATGCAACAAGAGGTACCAAAGGACATCAAAAATGAGTTGACAAAGGTTAGAAAAGCAAAATCATGTTCTATAAAGGCAAAATCACTTGAACTGCCACCAGAGGCACCAGAGGATACCAAAAATGCTGCAGTGGACTCCATTCTCAACAAAACTCTGGAAAAACTGAAGATTAAGAAGCAGGAGAGATCAGATGCATCAGGAGTCGTTAATACACTAGTAGAAAATATAATTGCACACTTGAAACAGAACACAGTATACTTCAAAGAAGTAGAGCAGCCACTGCGTACTGGGAGTTACTATGAAAATTTGAAG ATTGCCAATCCTGATGAATTTGATGTAATGCTGCCCTTTCCTGTTGACCGAGTGAGCATTGAACCATTTGGAGATGATGGAGCATTTTACAGTGTGGGCTTGAAGCGTGAAAAGAACCCTTTGCAGAAATTTCAAGAGAATGGCACTTTATCTTCCAGCATGATGCTCAAGGAATTCAGGGAAGAAGTGAAGAAATGCGCAAAGAAATATCCAG AATGGgaaatgaccaaaaagaaaaaaggctgtccTGCAGTGACCTTAATCACTAAAGTGCAGTCAGTCACGATTTCACTGGATGTTGTTCTCAGCATTGTGGTCAAATCTCGCTGGCCGATTTTCACCAAAGAAGGCCTCAAAATAGATGGCTGGCTGGGAACAAAAGTAAAGAAGGAATACAAGTGGAAGCCATATTATCTGGTCCCTAAATATGAAGGCAGGGGCAGTGTGGAAAACGATGGTGTTCTTGCAAAGG ATGTTTGGCGGGTTTCTTTCTCTCATATTGAGAAGGATATCCTGAAGAATCATGGATCAGAGAAGACATGCTGTGAGAAAGGTGGAGTACGCTGCTGCAG GAAAGACTGTCTGAAGCTCCTCAAGCACCTTCTCAGTTTGCTAAAGGAGAGGGATCCTTCCTTTGACAAGTTCTGCTCCTACCACGCCAAGACTACACTCCTGCATGCCTGCTGCTCTAGATCTAAAGACATCGACTGGAGAGCCTCAGACCTGAGCCACTGTTTTCAGCTGCTGCTAAAGAACTTTGTAGACTATTTAGAAAGAGGGGATCTACCAAACTTCTTCATCCCGTCTCAGAATCTGCTCTCGGGTCCAGGACAAAGCAAGTGCAACAACCTGGCCCGTTGTATCAGGGAGGAACGCGATAAAGGCTTTCCTATTTTTAAATGA
- the LOC121511012 gene encoding elongation factor 1-alpha 1-like, translating to MGKEKLHINIVVIGHVDSGKSTTTGHLIYKCGGIDKRTIEKFEKEAAEMGKGSFKYAWVLDKLKAERERGITIDISLWKFETSKYYVTIIDAPGHRDFIKNMITGTSQADCAVLIVAAGVGEFEAGISKNGQTREHALLAYTLGVKQLIVGINKMDSTEPNYSQKRYEEIVKEVSTYIKKIGYNPDTVAFVPISGWNGDNMLEPSPNMTWFKGWKINRKEGNASGTTLLEALDAIQPPTRPTDKPLRLPLQDVYKIGGIGTVPVGRVETGILKPGMVVTFAPVNVTTEVKSVEMHHEALTEALPGDNVGFNVKNVSVKDIRRGNVAGDSKNDPPQEAANFTAQVIILNHPGQISAGYAPVLDCHTAHIACKFAELKEKIDRRSGKKLEDNPKSLKSGDAAIVDMIPGKPMCVESFSEYPPLGRFAVRDMRQTVAVGVIKGVEKKVSTTGKVTKSAQKAQRNK from the exons ATGGGAAAGGAGAAACTCCACATCAATATTGTTGTGATTGGCCATGTGGATTCTGGGAAGTCCACCACCACGGGCCACCTCATCTACAAGTGTGGGGGCATTGATAAGAGAACCATCGAGAAGTTTGAGAAGGAAGCTGCTGAG ATGGGGAAGGGGTCCTTTAAATATGCCTGGGTGCTGGACAAGTTGAAGGCAGAAAGGGAGCGTGGCATTACCATCGACATCTCTCTGTGGAAGTTTGAAACTAGCAAGTACTATGTGACCATCATTGATGCCCCGGGTCATAGGGACTTCATCAAGAACATGATCACTGGGACCTCCCAG GCAGACTGTGCTGTGCTCATTGTGGCCGCTGGTGTAGGAGAGTTTGAGGCAGGTATTTCCAAGAATGGACAGACCCGTGAGCATGCCCTCCTGGCCTACACTCTGGGAGTGAAGCAGCTCATTGTGGGCATCAACAAGATGGACTCCACGGAGCCAAACTACAGCCAAAAGCGTTATGAGGAAATTGTAAAGGAAGTGAGCACCTACATCAAGAAGATTGGCTACAACCCCGACACCGTTGCCTTTGTACCCATTTCAGGCTGGAATGGAGACAACATGCTTGAGCCAAGCCCAAAT ATGACATGGTTTAAGGGATGGAAGATCAATAGAAAAGAAGGCAATGCTTCAGGGACGACACTATTGGAGGCCCTGGATGCAATCCAACCCCCCACCCGTCCAACAGACAAGCCACTACGTCTGCCTCTGCAGGATGTCTACAAGATAGGAG GTATTGGCACAGTGCCTGTAGGCCGCGTGGAAACTGGCATCCTAAAGCCTGGTATGGTGGTGACCTTTGCCCCCGTCAATGTGACGACTGAAGTCAAGTCTGTGGAGATGCATCATGAGGCGCTGACTGAGGCCCTCCCTGGTGATAATGTTGGCTTCAATGTCAAGAATGTGTCAGTCAAGGATATCCGCCGAGGCAATGTGGCTGGAGATAGCAAGAACGACCCACCGCAGGAAGCTGCCAACTTCACTGCTCAG GTGATCATCCTCAATCACCCTGGCCAGATCAGTGCTGGTTACGCTCCTGTGCTGGACTGTCACACAGCTCACATCGCCTGCAAGTTTGCAGAGCTCAAGGAAAAGATTGATCGACGCTCTGGAAAGAAGCTGGAGGACAATCCCAAATCCCTAAAGTCCGGAGATGCTGCTATTGTAGATATGATTCCGGGAAAGCCAATGTGTGTTGAGAGCTTCTCCGAGTACCCTCCACTCG GACGTTTTGCTGTGCGTGACATGCGGCAGACTGTGGCTGTTGGCGTGATTAAGGGAGTAGAGAAGAAGGTCTCCACTACCGGTAAAGTCACCAAGTCTGCCCAAAAGGCCCAGAGGAACAAATGA